A portion of the Gemmatimonadota bacterium genome contains these proteins:
- a CDS encoding sulfatase-like hydrolase/transferase, which produces MNPNNKPNIIFFMVDQMGAKWLEAALNGICDLPNLKRLQSMGVTFTNAFSNNPVCCPARAGIATGLTSRGHGLLSNGYRLNPDIPTFMKTLQMAGWRTGAFGKIHFYPFDSEYYPYPDYREYGWDVVHNTEDNRTGEWHDWIEKEHPEHYDAIMSTPANWNSQLPYYDSYGERKVNLTERMRRAKKKMAWAKRDDGGNKTRTEGYYPLPFPEEISQTNWITEQALNFIDETPADQPLYTHISYVQPHPPFHPPARFLEMVNEDLIPDPVGYGTDHWNGPDRIPNWRYYRKLYFADFIHIDEQIGRILERLEQVGRMENSYFIFVSDHGEMLMDHNLGGKSARHYDAVIRIPLIVAGPGLKQGSTCDLFVQHEDICPTVLDMHETLLEQHPRPLSRRGVGDGHPLCAGRSLMPLCKGKRVSDWRQSAFSESFGGLCESPFHEGIMKFPWKETLRNREFRYSITPGRDDGEELFDLTRDSSELVNVVHDPAYQQARQQLMKEMMHRVMLQEFPLPPRDLVVIGAH; this is translated from the coding sequence CGTGACCTTCACCAATGCGTTTTCCAACAACCCGGTCTGCTGTCCGGCTCGGGCGGGCATTGCCACGGGACTCACCAGCCGCGGCCACGGTCTGCTCTCCAATGGCTACCGGCTCAATCCCGACATCCCCACCTTCATGAAGACATTGCAGATGGCCGGATGGCGAACCGGCGCGTTTGGTAAGATCCACTTCTATCCCTTTGACTCGGAATACTACCCATACCCGGACTACCGGGAATATGGCTGGGATGTGGTGCACAACACCGAGGACAACCGGACTGGCGAGTGGCACGACTGGATCGAAAAGGAGCATCCCGAACACTATGATGCAATCATGTCAACCCCGGCGAACTGGAATTCTCAGTTGCCTTATTACGATTCGTATGGCGAGCGGAAGGTCAACCTGACCGAAAGGATGCGCCGGGCAAAGAAGAAAATGGCATGGGCTAAACGCGATGACGGAGGGAACAAAACCCGAACCGAAGGCTACTACCCCCTGCCCTTCCCTGAAGAGATTTCTCAGACCAACTGGATTACGGAACAGGCCCTGAATTTCATCGATGAAACGCCCGCCGATCAACCTCTATACACCCACATCAGCTATGTGCAGCCCCACCCCCCGTTTCATCCACCTGCGCGATTCCTGGAGATGGTCAACGAGGATCTCATCCCCGACCCTGTCGGTTACGGCACGGACCACTGGAATGGACCTGACAGGATCCCCAACTGGCGCTACTACCGCAAGCTCTACTTCGCCGATTTTATCCACATCGACGAACAGATCGGCCGCATCCTGGAACGATTGGAACAGGTCGGCAGGATGGAGAATAGCTACTTCATCTTCGTCTCCGATCACGGCGAAATGCTCATGGACCACAATCTGGGTGGAAAATCCGCCAGACACTACGACGCCGTCATCCGCATCCCGCTGATTGTAGCCGGACCAGGCCTGAAGCAGGGTAGCACTTGCGACCTCTTCGTACAGCACGAGGACATCTGTCCTACCGTGTTGGATATGCACGAAACGCTTCTGGAACAGCACCCGAGGCCCCTGTCGCGGCGTGGAGTTGGCGATGGCCATCCGCTATGTGCCGGCCGTTCGCTGATGCCTCTGTGCAAGGGAAAGCGGGTTTCGGACTGGCGGCAGTCGGCATTCTCCGAGTCATTCGGCGGCCTGTGCGAGTCGCCCTTCCATGAAGGGATCATGAAGTTTCCCTGGAAAGAGACACTGCGAAACCGTGAGTTCCGCTACTCGATCACGCCGGGGCGCGATGACGGGGAAGAACTCTTCGATCTCACCAGAGATTCCAGCGAACTGGTCAACGTCGTGCATGATCCGGCGTATCAGCAGGCGCGTCAGCAACTGATGAAGGAAATGATGCACCGCGTCATGCTCCAGGAATTCCCGCTACCACCGCGTGACCTGGTGGTGATCGGAGCCCATTAG
- a CDS encoding CocE/NonD family hydrolase produces MLRPNDIKNVIVFLLVLFAAPVWCFADIKLDKDGNYVEFTYATMSDGVKIAVAVGYPKGFDPQDQIQKWPAILEMSGYPQASRPVYRSDRYGERYITVSASLRGTGASGGAFAAFSERNIKDGYEIIENWIVKQPWSNGKVGIHGHSWSGITGFLTIRLLPAT; encoded by the coding sequence ATGCTGCGACCAAACGACATAAAAAATGTAATCGTCTTCCTACTTGTCCTTTTTGCCGCTCCGGTTTGGTGTTTTGCCGATATCAAATTGGATAAGGACGGCAACTACGTCGAGTTTACTTATGCCACGATGTCCGATGGTGTAAAGATCGCTGTAGCTGTAGGGTACCCAAAAGGATTCGATCCGCAGGATCAGATTCAAAAGTGGCCGGCCATCCTGGAGATGAGCGGTTATCCTCAAGCGAGCCGGCCGGTATATAGAAGCGATCGCTACGGGGAGCGCTACATCACTGTGAGTGCGTCGCTGCGCGGGACTGGCGCTTCGGGTGGGGCGTTTGCCGCCTTTAGCGAACGCAATATCAAGGACGGATACGAGATTATCGAAAATTGGATCGTCAAGCAGCCCTGGTCAAACGGAAAAGTAGGGATCCATGGGCACTCCTGGTCGGGAATCACAGGATTTCTGACAATCCGCCTGCTGCCGGCGACCTGA
- a CDS encoding phytanoyl-CoA dioxygenase family protein, translated as MREDIKSLQEHLDEFKTVGFTLFPKMLDDVWVKAMRDSFEEIGDRIPTPDGSRPQVFVDVLEHKPDLILSALSNKRLLDFAEMIVGPHVQLESITYRRTAPQDPNTNPVLGFHRDMFAEFPQEGIYHRPLLFNALSYLQDLDDEIGPLRIIPGSHMKALTLTQEERKQPHPDEVILYPKSGDIAVFHNAIVHSGTANYSKEYRYLFFLTMNHSWLKHRANYSGPISEAVKARARATGDRRLLRLLGEDANVFRRANSGFMQPDELMWEQWSAEDAADLKN; from the coding sequence ATGCGAGAAGATATCAAATCTCTCCAGGAACATCTTGACGAATTCAAAACAGTTGGATTTACACTTTTCCCAAAGATGCTGGACGATGTCTGGGTCAAAGCCATGCGGGATTCATTTGAAGAAATCGGTGATCGCATCCCCACTCCCGATGGCAGCCGGCCCCAGGTCTTTGTCGATGTGTTAGAACACAAACCCGATCTCATTCTCTCAGCCTTGTCAAATAAGCGCCTCCTGGACTTTGCTGAAATGATCGTCGGACCTCATGTCCAACTCGAATCCATCACATACCGGCGCACGGCACCACAGGACCCAAACACAAACCCGGTACTGGGTTTTCACCGGGACATGTTTGCCGAGTTTCCTCAAGAAGGCATCTACCATAGACCTTTACTCTTCAATGCCCTGAGCTATTTACAGGATCTCGATGATGAAATTGGCCCCCTGCGAATTATTCCAGGTTCTCACATGAAAGCCCTGACTTTAACACAAGAAGAAAGAAAGCAACCCCATCCCGACGAAGTGATCCTTTATCCCAAATCTGGAGATATCGCCGTATTTCACAATGCTATCGTACACTCGGGAACAGCCAATTACTCAAAGGAATACCGATACCTTTTCTTTTTAACGATGAATCACTCCTGGCTCAAACACAGAGCCAATTATTCTGGGCCGATTTCTGAGGCTGTCAAAGCGCGAGCGCGAGCGACTGGAGATCGTCGATTGCTGCGTCTATTGGGCGAAGATGCAAATGTATTTCGGCGAGCCAACAGTGGATTTATGCAACCAGATGAGCTGATGTGGGAACAGTGGAGTGCTGAAGACGCTGCTGACCTCAAAAATTAA
- a CDS encoding sugar phosphate isomerase/epimerase, whose amino-acid sequence MNTTPTVCIAGVNDEPSPSWDLDEGLDVLDELGIKFIELRAAYGEMVDQMNDDTFVRVADRVKERGFTVTTYLGQVGRTVPDEANRAQDISHITRAVQRADYVGTIQLRTMGYKKGDAGTDWFAIAIEMYTAMTEIAAAENKILILENPPNKTSAVCTASECLRALQAVNSPNFRLNFDPGNFGAHGEVGIDIFEKLKNYITNVHVKDIREPGDTSTYCIAGDGKCGYPEIFKRLCQMNYSGCITVEPHLLHSQKFHVSGRENYIKAANRIIHLLEEAGFAVQRS is encoded by the coding sequence ATGAACACAACTCCAACCGTCTGCATTGCCGGTGTTAACGACGAACCCAGTCCATCGTGGGATCTGGACGAAGGTTTGGATGTGCTTGATGAACTTGGCATCAAATTTATTGAACTGCGTGCGGCCTATGGTGAAATGGTTGACCAGATGAATGACGACACGTTCGTCCGTGTCGCAGACCGTGTCAAAGAACGGGGTTTTACCGTCACCACTTATCTCGGTCAGGTGGGTCGCACAGTACCCGACGAAGCCAATCGCGCACAGGACATATCGCACATCACCCGCGCCGTTCAACGTGCCGACTACGTTGGCACAATCCAACTGCGCACGATGGGATATAAAAAAGGCGACGCAGGAACCGACTGGTTTGCAATCGCCATTGAAATGTACACCGCAATGACCGAAATAGCTGCCGCGGAAAATAAAATCCTTATACTCGAAAATCCACCCAATAAAACGTCCGCCGTCTGCACCGCCTCCGAATGTTTAAGAGCACTTCAAGCTGTTAATTCCCCGAATTTCCGACTCAACTTTGACCCCGGCAACTTTGGTGCACACGGCGAAGTTGGAATCGACATTTTTGAAAAATTGAAAAATTACATCACCAATGTCCACGTCAAAGACATTCGAGAACCTGGCGACACCAGCACCTACTGCATTGCTGGCGACGGAAAATGCGGATATCCCGAAATCTTCAAACGCCTTTGCCAAATGAACTACTCAGGCTGTATCACCGTAGAGCCGCACTTGCTTCATTCTCAGAAATTCCACGTCTCCGGCCGAGAGAACTACATTAAAGCCGCCAACCGAATCATACACCTTCTCGAAGAAGCCGGTTTTGCTGTGCAGAGAAGTTAA